A part of Chloroflexota bacterium genomic DNA contains:
- a CDS encoding class I SAM-dependent methyltransferase, whose amino-acid sequence MPTSREHKAAKIMAVLYDFLGEDLRRLCCLDVGCGDGTMLKAFGAQFHFAVGIDPALPQSALPPTLQVCSRGENIPFPNQYFDVVICAQVYEHVQNPYQLADEIRRVLKPGGAIFFSGPNRFALIEEHYHLPLLSWLPRSVANAYMRLTRRGHAYDIHP is encoded by the coding sequence ATGCCAACATCAAGAGAACACAAAGCGGCCAAGATCATGGCTGTGCTGTACGATTTTCTGGGAGAAGACCTGCGCCGCCTCTGCTGTCTGGATGTGGGCTGCGGCGACGGCACAATGTTGAAGGCATTTGGCGCACAATTTCACTTTGCCGTCGGTATTGATCCGGCTCTACCACAAAGCGCGCTGCCCCCTACTCTGCAAGTCTGCTCCCGCGGCGAGAATATTCCCTTTCCTAATCAATATTTTGATGTCGTCATCTGCGCTCAGGTTTATGAGCATGTGCAAAACCCCTATCAATTGGCAGATGAAATCCGGCGTGTGCTCAAGCCTGGGGGCGCAATCTTTTTCAGCGGGCCAAATCGATTTGCGCTAATCGAAGAACACTATCACTTGCCATTGCTTTCCTGGTTGCCGCGCAGCGTCGCCAATGCCTATATGCGCCTCACACGCCGTGGGCATGCGTATGATATTCATCC
- a CDS encoding methyltransferase domain-containing protein, with the protein DYAPEALKLTRQLPQIPNLAFQQTDAQTLPFGSTQFDVIFMLDVVEHLTPHQLDRTLQEVNRTLKPSGRLIIHTMPNTWYYRWGYPLYRWVQGLRGHKFPKDPHSRWEHAYLHVNEQNPLQLQKTLRHNGFRPRVWLANVQTFEHESNPRVRAIQRLLTRLPIVKTIFCNDIFAIARKPQI; encoded by the coding sequence TGGATTACGCGCCCGAAGCCCTGAAACTCACTCGACAACTTCCCCAAATACCAAACCTGGCCTTTCAGCAAACCGACGCACAAACGCTGCCCTTTGGTTCGACGCAATTCGATGTAATCTTCATGCTGGATGTTGTTGAGCACCTCACGCCCCATCAACTCGACCGCACCCTCCAAGAAGTAAACAGAACCCTCAAACCGAGTGGGCGGCTTATCATCCACACCATGCCAAATACGTGGTATTACCGCTGGGGGTATCCACTCTATCGCTGGGTGCAAGGGTTGCGAGGGCATAAATTCCCAAAAGACCCTCACTCCCGCTGGGAACACGCATATTTGCACGTCAATGAGCAGAATCCGCTTCAATTGCAGAAAACACTTCGCCACAACGGATTCAGGCCGCGGGTTTGGCTGGCGAACGTCCAGACCTTCGAACACGAATCCAACCCGCGGGTGCGCGCCATCCAGCGCCTTCTCACGCGGCTCCCCATCGTTAAAACCATCTTTTGCAATGATATTTTTGCTATCGCCAGAAAACCACAAATATGA
- a CDS encoding glycosyltransferase family 4 protein — MRILIEALGIHNYGGGRTATLNLLQNLLAIDPHNQYRVLLTRPEPGLLARNLQQIILPVENRFLARILAQVSLPIISRGCNGIHFAKNLGLMTRKPSLVTLYDLTTLLHPELVPRIDAWYWRRIQPLTLKKARRVIAISRATAQDAQTHFGLDPAKISVIYPSVGARFQPATPEQIAEIRQHYSLPREYVLHVGRMDRKNNIGALIHAFAQSRYRGALVIVGQEYAKTPARGLGEMIETLELTGRVHFTGALPDEALPMLYSGAQAVVMPSLHEGFGLVAAEAMACGAALIAGRVGALPEVTAGAAMLVDEPNAIQITEALDELLDNPARLAALQQAAIEVGAHYRNVNDARQTLALYEQIAA, encoded by the coding sequence ATGAGAATTCTCATCGAAGCCCTGGGCATACACAACTATGGCGGCGGGCGCACCGCCACGCTCAACCTGCTGCAAAACCTGCTGGCGATCGACCCGCACAACCAATACCGCGTGCTGCTGACGCGCCCCGAACCCGGCCTGCTGGCAAGAAACCTGCAACAAATCATCTTGCCAGTTGAAAATCGCTTTCTGGCGCGCATACTGGCACAGGTTAGCTTGCCAATTATTAGTCGGGGTTGCAATGGCATCCACTTCGCCAAAAACCTGGGCTTGATGACCCGCAAACCCAGCCTGGTGACGCTTTACGACCTGACCACGCTGCTACATCCCGAACTGGTGCCGCGAATTGATGCGTGGTACTGGCGGCGGATTCAGCCGCTAACGCTAAAAAAGGCGCGGCGTGTGATTGCGATTTCGCGTGCCACCGCGCAGGACGCGCAGACTCACTTTGGGCTGGATCCTGCAAAAATCAGCGTGATCTACCCCTCAGTGGGGGCGCGTTTTCAACCAGCTACACCGGAGCAGATTGCTGAAATCCGGCAGCATTACAGCCTCCCGCGGGAATATGTGCTGCATGTCGGGCGCATGGATCGCAAGAATAATATTGGCGCGTTGATCCATGCTTTTGCACAAAGCCGATACCGCGGCGCGCTGGTTATCGTTGGACAAGAATACGCCAAAACCCCGGCGCGCGGCCTGGGCGAGATGATTGAAACTCTGGAACTCACCGGGCGGGTACACTTCACCGGCGCGCTGCCCGATGAAGCACTGCCAATGCTCTATAGCGGAGCCCAGGCCGTGGTGATGCCTTCGTTGCACGAAGGCTTTGGGCTGGTGGCGGCGGAAGCCATGGCCTGTGGCGCAGCGCTGATCGCCGGGCGCGTGGGCGCATTACCTGAAGTTACAGCCGGAGCTGCCATGCTGGTAGATGAGCCGAATGCTATCCAAATCACGGAGGCGCTGGATGAGTTGCTGGATAATCCAGCTCGATTGGCAGCCCTGCAACAAGCCGCCATAGAAGTTGGCGCTCACTATCGTAATGTGAATGATGCCCGGCAAACACTGGCGCTCTACGAGCAAATCGCGGCGTGA
- a CDS encoding proline dehydrogenase, which produces MLRSLLIYLSKAEWARRIVTRWPIAWRVAGRFVAGETPDDAIRAIKILNEKGICATLDHLGENVTSVGEARQATEDVLHILDEIDRTGVKSGVSIKLSQIGLLLDVAECEINLRRIVERAKSYENFIRIDMEDSPFTDITLELFRKLRAEGYTDTVGIVVQAYFYRTEEDIRQLMEEKARVRLCKGAYKEPPEIAFPKKADVDINFDKLTKMLIDGAAKAGLPRVTECGRFPPIPAIASHDEARIIFAKQYAKDVNFPKDGLEFQMLNGIRRDLQEQLAAEGYPVRVYVPYGTEWYPYFVRRLAERPANLWFFIANFLRG; this is translated from the coding sequence ATGCTGCGATCTTTATTAATATATCTTTCGAAAGCTGAATGGGCGCGACGGATTGTGACGCGGTGGCCGATTGCCTGGCGGGTTGCTGGGCGTTTTGTTGCCGGCGAGACCCCTGACGATGCGATTCGCGCGATAAAGATTCTTAATGAAAAGGGCATTTGTGCCACGCTGGATCACTTGGGTGAAAATGTAACCAGTGTGGGTGAAGCACGCCAGGCGACTGAAGATGTGCTGCACATCCTCGATGAAATTGACCGTACGGGGGTCAAATCGGGCGTATCCATTAAACTCAGCCAGATTGGTCTGCTGCTCGATGTGGCCGAATGCGAAATTAATTTACGCCGCATTGTAGAGCGGGCAAAATCGTACGAGAATTTTATCCGTATCGACATGGAAGATTCGCCCTTTACGGATATAACCCTGGAGTTATTTCGCAAATTGCGCGCCGAAGGTTATACAGATACCGTGGGGATCGTTGTCCAGGCTTATTTTTATCGCACCGAAGAAGATATTCGCCAGTTGATGGAAGAAAAAGCACGCGTGCGTTTATGTAAAGGAGCCTACAAAGAGCCGCCGGAAATTGCCTTCCCGAAGAAAGCGGATGTTGATATAAATTTTGATAAGCTAACGAAGATGTTGATTGATGGCGCAGCCAAAGCTGGTTTGCCGCGCGTTACTGAATGTGGCCGCTTCCCCCCTATCCCTGCGATTGCCAGTCATGATGAAGCGCGCATCATCTTTGCGAAGCAATATGCTAAAGATGTAAATTTCCCCAAAGATGGCCTGGAATTTCAGATGTTAAACGGCATTCGCCGCGATTTGCAGGAACAACTGGCCGCCGAAGGGTATCCGGTGCGCGTGTATGTGCCTTATGGCACGGAATGGTATCCCTATTTTGTGCGCCGCCTGGCCGAACGTCCGGCGAATCTCTGGTTCTTTATCGCTAATTTCCTACGAGGATGA
- a CDS encoding polyprenyl synthetase family protein, with the protein MSTNFFTLVEDQISQVEVLMKAQVNGHHPHLQVVLEHLVSSGGKRVRPAVALLTGGMLHADGDRLLKLAGSIEMLHTATLVHDDLIDGSLLRRGIPTLNAQWSPAATVLAGDYIFARAAAMAAQTDSIDVMQLFAETLATIVNGEIIQMFTSRGIASREDYYQRIYAKTASMFVLATESAALLGGVDDDVVLAVRQYGYEIGMAFQIVDDILDFTGSQSAVGKPVASDLRQGLVTLPAIYYQESHPDDEDMAAVLRGEYNHDARMMRLVAAIRASGAIKKALDEAREFVERGLKMLENIPDSIERQALFEIGSYIVDRDV; encoded by the coding sequence TTGAGTACGAATTTTTTTACGCTTGTTGAAGACCAGATCTCCCAAGTAGAAGTGCTGATGAAAGCCCAGGTAAACGGGCATCATCCGCATTTGCAGGTTGTATTGGAGCATTTGGTTTCGTCGGGGGGCAAACGTGTTCGCCCGGCAGTTGCCCTGCTGACCGGTGGAATGCTCCATGCCGACGGCGACAGGTTGCTCAAGTTAGCCGGATCAATTGAGATGTTGCATACAGCCACACTGGTGCATGACGATTTGATTGATGGGTCATTGTTGCGGCGCGGTATTCCTACGTTGAATGCACAGTGGTCGCCCGCGGCCACCGTTTTAGCCGGTGATTATATCTTTGCCCGTGCGGCTGCAATGGCTGCACAAACCGATTCAATTGATGTTATGCAGCTATTTGCAGAAACGTTGGCAACAATTGTAAACGGCGAAATTATTCAGATGTTTACTAGCCGGGGGATCGCCAGCCGGGAAGATTATTATCAGCGCATCTATGCCAAAACAGCATCGATGTTTGTGTTAGCGACGGAATCAGCGGCCTTGCTTGGTGGTGTGGATGACGATGTAGTTTTGGCAGTACGCCAGTATGGTTATGAAATTGGTATGGCGTTTCAGATTGTGGACGATATTCTTGATTTTACAGGGAGTCAATCTGCTGTTGGGAAGCCGGTTGCCAGCGATCTACGCCAGGGTTTGGTGACCTTGCCAGCAATTTATTACCAGGAAAGCCATCCGGATGACGAAGATATGGCTGCCGTATTGCGCGGCGAATATAATCACGATGCCCGTATGATGCGGCTGGTCGCGGCGATTCGCGCGAGCGGCGCGATTAAAAAAGCGCTCGACGAAGCGCGTGAATTTGTTGAGCGTGGTTTGAAGATGCTTGAAAATATCCCCGATAGTATTGAACGCCAGGCATTATTTGAAATTGGTTCGTATATTGTCGATCGAGATGTATAG
- a CDS encoding TatD family hydrolase, producing MLTDTHCHLYFDSYDEDRAAVLARAWEAGVERILVPGIDLESSRAAIALAEEFPQVYAAVGIHPNSATTWDTATLDALTQLAAHPKVVAIGEIGLDYYRDRAPRDLQRQVFREQVSLAGRLKLPIVVHTRNQSPEQRACLQDALQILVEFRSLLPIERPGVVHSFSGNQAETQRALEAGFYIGCTGPVTFKSAHELRRVVASVPLDRLLIETDGPFLTPRPYRGKRNEPAFVAYVAEKIGQIFDTPLDEINQATAANARRLFQWSN from the coding sequence GTGCTGACCGACACACATTGCCATTTGTACTTTGACTCGTATGATGAAGACCGCGCCGCGGTGCTGGCTCGAGCCTGGGAGGCGGGCGTGGAGCGTATCCTGGTTCCGGGCATCGATCTGGAATCCAGCCGCGCGGCGATAGCGCTAGCTGAAGAATTCCCGCAGGTTTACGCGGCTGTAGGCATACACCCCAATTCAGCAACCACTTGGGATACAGCCACGCTCGACGCTCTGACTCAGTTGGCCGCGCATCCCAAAGTTGTTGCAATTGGCGAAATTGGCCTGGATTATTACCGCGATCGAGCCCCGCGCGACCTTCAGCGCCAGGTCTTTCGGGAGCAGGTATCCCTTGCGGGGCGGTTAAAGCTTCCGATAGTTGTCCACACCCGCAATCAAAGTCCCGAACAGCGGGCCTGTTTGCAGGATGCTCTTCAAATCTTGGTAGAATTTCGCTCCCTGCTTCCGATTGAACGTCCCGGCGTTGTCCACTCATTTTCCGGAAACCAGGCCGAAACACAACGTGCATTGGAAGCTGGATTTTATATTGGTTGTACCGGGCCTGTAACCTTCAAAAGTGCCCACGAATTGCGTCGTGTTGTCGCTTCAGTTCCGCTCGATCGTTTGCTCATCGAAACGGATGGCCCGTTTCTAACACCTCGTCCGTACCGCGGCAAACGAAATGAACCGGCTTTTGTTGCGTATGTGGCTGAGAAAATCGGCCAGATATTTGATACGCCTTTAGATGAAATCAATCAGGCTACAGCCGCAAACGCAAGGCGATTATTTCAATGGAGTAATTGA
- a CDS encoding phosphoglucomutase/phosphomannomutase family protein — MSQVIKFGTDGWRGRIADDYTFANVRRCTQGFATYLLKYGHKDKWVIVGHDKRFHGENFAVTVAEVLAGNGLRVYLTNGSSPTPVISYSVIAKKAVGAVNVTASHNPYTDNGFKVRDENGGAIAPEGLKEIEAFIPNTEEEAARIPIAEAEAKGLVVRFDPDPDYIKHIQTLIDLQPIKDAGLKVLVDPMWGNGAGWFPRLLGGGKTEIIEIHNVRNPIFPEMSRPEPIPPNVDVGLAATLEHNADVLIINDGDADRVGIGDENGQFIDQLRAFGMLAYYLLEVRGERGPIVKTISTTKMLNKLAAIYDVPVYETGVGFKFVAPKMLETQALIGGEESGGYAFRGHVPERDGILAGLFMLDMMVKLQRKPSEILELLFSKVGGHYYDRVDTPFKGERQEKIDNILAANPETLGGLKVIGLVTIDGYQFQLEDGGWLLIRFSGTEPIIRVYCETTHQDKVQAILQDGLKIAGIE; from the coding sequence ATGTCTCAGGTGATTAAATTTGGTACTGATGGATGGCGCGGCAGAATTGCAGATGATTACACCTTTGCCAATGTGCGGCGCTGTACACAGGGCTTTGCAACCTACTTGTTGAAATATGGGCACAAAGATAAATGGGTGATCGTTGGCCACGATAAGCGGTTTCATGGTGAAAATTTTGCCGTCACCGTTGCTGAAGTTCTGGCGGGCAATGGCCTGCGCGTGTATCTCACCAATGGCTCTTCGCCAACCCCCGTGATTTCCTATTCCGTCATTGCGAAAAAAGCTGTCGGCGCAGTCAATGTGACGGCTTCACACAATCCCTACACGGATAACGGTTTCAAAGTGCGTGACGAAAATGGCGGGGCGATTGCCCCCGAAGGCTTAAAAGAAATTGAAGCATTTATTCCGAATACAGAAGAAGAAGCCGCCCGAATACCCATTGCTGAAGCCGAAGCAAAAGGCCTGGTGGTACGCTTTGATCCCGACCCTGACTATATCAAACACATTCAAACCCTGATCGACCTGCAACCGATTAAAGATGCGGGTCTCAAAGTTTTGGTAGACCCCATGTGGGGCAACGGTGCAGGCTGGTTCCCGCGTTTGTTGGGCGGCGGCAAAACTGAAATTATCGAAATTCATAATGTGCGCAATCCCATCTTCCCCGAGATGAGCCGCCCAGAACCGATTCCGCCGAATGTGGATGTTGGGCTGGCTGCCACCCTCGAGCATAATGCCGACGTGCTCATCATCAACGATGGCGACGCCGACCGCGTCGGCATTGGCGATGAAAACGGGCAGTTCATCGATCAATTGCGTGCCTTTGGGATGTTGGCCTATTACCTGCTTGAAGTGCGCGGCGAGCGTGGCCCAATTGTCAAGACAATTTCCACTACCAAGATGCTCAACAAACTGGCCGCCATCTATGATGTTCCCGTTTATGAAACTGGCGTAGGTTTTAAATTTGTGGCCCCAAAAATGCTCGAAACCCAGGCGCTCATCGGCGGCGAAGAATCGGGCGGCTATGCCTTTCGCGGGCACGTTCCCGAACGAGATGGCATCCTGGCCGGTTTGTTTATGCTCGATATGATGGTCAAGCTTCAGCGCAAGCCCTCCGAAATCCTTGAACTGCTTTTTAGCAAAGTTGGCGGGCACTATTACGACCGCGTGGACACCCCCTTCAAAGGCGAGCGTCAGGAAAAAATCGACAATATTCTTGCCGCCAACCCCGAAACACTGGGTGGCCTAAAAGTCATCGGCCTGGTGACGATTGACGGGTACCAGTTCCAACTTGAAGATGGCGGCTGGTTGCTGATCCGCTTCTCAGGCACCGAGCCGATTATCCGAGTATATTGCGAAACCACGCATCAAGACAAAGTGCAGGCTATTTTGCAAGACGGTCTGAAAATTGCTGGAATCGAATAA